In Paenibacillus sp. 1781tsa1, one DNA window encodes the following:
- a CDS encoding sugar ABC transporter permease: MQQQHVPVPVGPNRERQHRMTAAICSIILQGLGQLYNRQWIKGICLLLLEGAGLAYLLPRLSQAVWGIWTLGENTQRFVKVNGSTVLQRGDHSIFLLLDGIIVLLVFFVFILIYILNIRDAYVTGVAREEGKKTLGAAASLRNMMDKNFPYLFLSIPALGILFFTVMPILFTITIAFTNYSAPDHIPPAKLVDWVGFKTFSDLIQLKSWSQTFYGVLTWTVIWAILATVTTYFGGVLVALLIEQRGIRFKKLWRTIFILPYAIPQIISLLLMRNLFNGQFGPINTYMRAFGLEGLPWLTDPFWAKVTVIVVNMWIGIPVSMVLILGVLTAIPRDLYEAAEVDGASAFQKFRIITMPFILFATTPVLIMQFAGNFNNFNVIFLLTNGNPLRGDYQYAGATDLLVTWLYKLTLDNNKFNMASAVGIIIFLIIASFSIWNFRRSKSFKEEDMIQ, translated from the coding sequence ATGCAACAGCAGCATGTCCCGGTGCCCGTTGGACCGAACAGGGAAAGACAACACCGGATGACAGCGGCTATATGTTCCATCATACTGCAAGGTCTTGGACAGCTGTACAATCGACAGTGGATTAAGGGAATTTGTCTATTGTTACTGGAGGGAGCAGGGCTTGCGTACCTGCTTCCTCGTCTGTCACAGGCTGTATGGGGCATATGGACACTGGGGGAAAATACACAGCGTTTTGTCAAAGTGAATGGGTCCACCGTACTTCAAAGGGGAGACCATTCCATCTTTTTACTGTTGGATGGCATTATCGTACTACTGGTGTTTTTTGTGTTCATTCTGATCTACATCCTGAATATTCGGGATGCTTACGTTACGGGAGTCGCCAGGGAGGAAGGGAAGAAGACCCTGGGGGCAGCGGCTTCGCTTCGAAACATGATGGACAAAAACTTTCCCTACCTGTTTCTGTCCATTCCGGCACTGGGCATTCTTTTCTTCACCGTTATGCCCATTCTATTTACGATCACGATTGCATTTACCAACTACTCGGCCCCGGATCATATTCCGCCGGCCAAACTCGTGGACTGGGTGGGCTTCAAGACGTTCAGTGATCTGATTCAGTTGAAGTCCTGGAGCCAGACATTCTACGGCGTGCTGACCTGGACGGTCATCTGGGCCATTCTGGCGACAGTCACCACCTATTTTGGCGGTGTGCTTGTGGCACTATTGATAGAACAGCGGGGCATACGCTTCAAGAAGTTGTGGCGTACGATTTTTATCCTGCCTTATGCGATTCCGCAGATCATTTCTTTGCTGCTCATGCGTAATCTGTTTAATGGCCAGTTTGGACCAATCAATACCTACATGAGAGCGTTTGGGCTGGAGGGATTGCCCTGGCTGACAGATCCGTTCTGGGCCAAAGTCACCGTCATTGTTGTCAACATGTGGATTGGTATTCCCGTCAGTATGGTACTGATTCTGGGTGTATTGACAGCCATCCCTCGTGATCTCTACGAGGCTGCCGAAGTGGATGGAGCATCCGCATTTCAGAAATTCCGAATTATTACGATGCCGTTCATTCTTTTTGCGACAACTCCGGTACTTATCATGCAGTTCGCCGGAAACTTCAACAACTTCAATGTCATCTTCCTGCTGACGAACGGAAATCCGCTACGCGGAGATTATCAGTACGCAGGGGCGACGGACCTGTTGGTCACCTGGCTCTACAAGCTCACGCTCGACAATAACAAGTTCAATATGGCTTCAGCGGTAGGGATTATTATCTTCCTCATCATCGCTTCATTCTCCATCTGGAACTTCCGCCGCTCCAAATCATTCAAGGAGGAGGACATGATTCAATGA
- a CDS encoding sugar ABC transporter permease, whose product MKTRNNPLRLALSYVLLVIIAIVSIYPVLWIFLSSLRPGAALFSERLWPEAFTLTHYGELFNNPSFMYGRWYMNTLKIAFFTMIFSTLMVTLGMYALSRFRFRGRKTILSTMLILGMFPSFMSMIAIYIILLQVKLLDTHAALILVYSSGAVLGGFIVKGFFDTIPRSLDEAARMDGASHLRVFTSIILPLSKPMLTYVALTSFTGAWMDFIFARLVLRTKENWTLAVGMWDLVNRYQDSNFTMFAAGAVLIAIPITLLFVFLQRFLVQGLTAGASKG is encoded by the coding sequence ATGAAGACACGTAATAATCCGCTGCGTCTGGCCCTGAGTTATGTGTTATTGGTGATTATCGCTATTGTCTCCATCTACCCGGTACTCTGGATCTTTCTCTCTTCCCTGAGACCTGGTGCGGCATTGTTCAGTGAACGATTGTGGCCCGAAGCATTCACGCTTACCCATTACGGGGAACTGTTCAATAACCCGTCCTTTATGTACGGCAGATGGTATATGAATACGCTGAAAATCGCCTTTTTCACGATGATCTTCTCCACGTTGATGGTGACACTCGGGATGTACGCACTGTCCCGCTTCCGCTTCCGTGGACGTAAAACCATTCTCTCCACCATGCTGATTCTTGGCATGTTCCCAAGCTTTATGAGCATGATTGCGATCTATATCATTTTGCTGCAAGTTAAATTGCTCGACACCCACGCTGCGCTTATCCTGGTCTATTCTTCAGGAGCGGTGCTGGGCGGCTTTATCGTCAAAGGTTTCTTTGATACCATCCCGCGCAGTTTGGATGAAGCTGCTCGCATGGATGGTGCGAGTCACCTGCGGGTATTTACCAGCATCATCCTGCCCTTATCCAAGCCAATGCTGACCTATGTGGCACTAACCAGTTTTACTGGTGCGTGGATGGACTTTATCTTCGCCCGGCTGGTATTGCGGACGAAGGAAAACTGGACGCTGGCGGTGGGCATGTGGGATCTGGTCAACCGTTATCAAGACAGTAACTTTACGATGTTTGCTGCGGGGGCGGTACTGATCGCCATTCCAATCACCCTGCTGTTTGTTTTCCTGCAGCGATTCCTTGTTCAAGGGCTGACGGCAGGCGCTTCCAAAGGTTAA
- a CDS encoding MFS transporter — MGMNPSSEPEMMGYKSGQAALQNAKTPRTLWRNVTFRRILYGYGISVFGDCFNGIAISLWVLQTTGSAKSMAAVQICNMVVSFLFGSVAGTVADRLDRRKLMLTSDVFRGVMAVLIAISLFGWHAPFPVVLLLLSLSMFSSLFQAPAFHASVASMVGREHIQQATGTIHMVDNLARISGLAAAGVAVAAFGGFVAILITGATFLLSAVCVLMAGRFPEVQRSVSQQTTFVQEWRSSFGYIYRNRLIRSIVLLNPVLILFFISAMMLVQVMAVKVWEANPVQFGLIETCIPLGYMIGSALLIASGKRLKRRGRWVFIGLIVLGPLYIFLANVSSPIMALPLIVGGGAMFACCTMLTQIMLRTAVPDELQGRVYGVVGTITSTAPILGLTVVSVLADQWGAASVLQGVGILLLATGVLAATTLKAIRTYQ; from the coding sequence ATGGGCATGAACCCGTCCAGTGAGCCCGAGATGATGGGATATAAAAGTGGACAAGCTGCATTGCAAAATGCTAAGACCCCGCGAACACTTTGGCGTAATGTTACCTTTCGCAGGATATTGTACGGCTATGGCATCTCGGTCTTTGGAGATTGCTTCAATGGGATTGCGATCAGTCTGTGGGTGTTACAGACCACAGGGAGTGCAAAGAGCATGGCGGCCGTACAGATCTGTAATATGGTCGTCAGTTTTTTATTTGGATCGGTGGCGGGTACGGTTGCAGATCGATTGGATCGCAGGAAGCTGATGCTGACCTCGGATGTTTTCCGCGGCGTAATGGCTGTGCTGATTGCGATTAGCTTATTCGGTTGGCATGCACCCTTCCCAGTGGTGCTCTTGTTACTCTCGCTGTCCATGTTTTCAAGCCTGTTTCAGGCCCCTGCATTCCACGCCTCTGTAGCAAGTATGGTTGGCAGAGAACATATTCAACAAGCCACCGGAACCATTCATATGGTGGATAATCTTGCCCGAATCAGCGGACTAGCCGCTGCGGGAGTGGCTGTGGCTGCATTTGGAGGATTCGTCGCCATATTAATTACGGGGGCAACCTTTCTGTTGTCCGCAGTCTGTGTGCTGATGGCGGGCCGCTTTCCTGAGGTACAGCGATCTGTTAGTCAGCAGACCACGTTTGTTCAGGAATGGCGCAGTTCGTTTGGCTACATCTATCGGAATCGTCTGATTCGATCCATCGTATTGCTCAATCCGGTGTTAATCTTGTTTTTCATATCGGCCATGATGCTGGTTCAAGTGATGGCAGTTAAGGTGTGGGAGGCGAATCCGGTACAGTTTGGATTAATTGAAACCTGTATTCCGCTTGGATATATGATTGGCTCTGCACTGCTGATTGCTTCGGGGAAACGATTGAAGAGAAGGGGGAGATGGGTATTTATCGGTCTGATTGTACTAGGCCCACTCTATATTTTTTTAGCGAATGTATCCTCGCCAATCATGGCGTTGCCTTTAATCGTGGGCGGAGGTGCGATGTTCGCCTGCTGTACGATGCTCACCCAGATTATGCTGAGGACAGCCGTTCCAGACGAGCTGCAAGGAAGGGTCTATGGTGTCGTTGGAACAATCACCAGTACAGCGCCTATTCTGGGATTGACTGTTGTCTCGGTATTGGCAGATCAGTGGGGGGCAGCTTCTGTGCTGCAAGGCGTGGGCATACTGCTGCTGGCGACAGGTGTTCTGGCCGCTACAACCTTGAAGGCGATCCGAACCTATCAATGA